One genomic window of Halolamina sediminis includes the following:
- a CDS encoding aconitate hydratase — MGKTITEKVLDDHLVEGELTPGEEIGIEIDQVLTQDTTGTMVWLQFEALGLDEVQTDLAAQYCDHQTYQFDFKNTDDHRFLRSAAGTFGAHFSRPGNGICHNVHKENFAAPGKTLLGSDSHTPTPGGLGQLAIGAGGLDITVAMGGGAYYVDMPEVVNIRLEGELGEWATAKDVILELLRRLSVKGGVGKVFEYTGPGVETLSVPERTTITNMGTELGATSSIFGTDERTKEWLDEVGRPEDYVDLQPDEDAEYADEIVVDLSEIEPMIAEPSMPDNVVPVREAAGQSVEQVMIGSCTNGAYEDILPAAKMLEGREVHKKTEMIIAPASKQASEMLAREGWTAELMAAGVNFSEATCGACIGIGHVPGSDTVSLRTFNRNFEGRSGIEDDSVFLCSPEVATAAAIKGEIVDPRDLADELGDLEDPGFELGTDYDQHDVDLISPDEAVDDELIKGPNIGDVPLKDALESDLAGEVLLRMDDNITTDHIIPATSDILKFRSNVPKLSEFTLSRVDESFAQRALDADGGFLVAGENYGQGSSREHAALCPMYLGIEGVLAQSFARIHKANLFNFGLVPLTIDDDDYERIEQGDDVQIVDDVGAGVRSGQEEFAFRVNDEWEGIAHLDASEREREILAAGGKLSWTKQQAEGGSGAAPADD; from the coding sequence ATGGGAAAGACAATTACGGAGAAAGTCCTCGACGATCACCTCGTTGAGGGCGAGCTGACGCCCGGCGAGGAGATCGGGATCGAGATCGACCAGGTGCTGACCCAGGACACCACCGGGACGATGGTGTGGCTGCAGTTCGAGGCGCTCGGCCTCGACGAAGTCCAGACCGACCTCGCCGCGCAGTACTGCGACCACCAGACGTACCAGTTCGACTTCAAGAACACCGACGACCACCGCTTCCTGCGCTCGGCGGCGGGCACCTTCGGCGCCCACTTCTCCCGGCCGGGCAACGGCATCTGTCACAACGTCCACAAGGAGAACTTCGCCGCGCCCGGCAAGACGCTGCTCGGCTCGGACTCCCACACGCCGACCCCCGGCGGCCTCGGCCAGCTGGCGATCGGTGCGGGTGGCCTCGACATCACCGTCGCGATGGGCGGCGGCGCCTACTACGTCGACATGCCCGAGGTCGTCAACATCCGACTCGAAGGTGAGCTCGGCGAGTGGGCGACCGCGAAGGACGTCATCCTCGAGCTGCTGCGACGCCTGAGCGTGAAGGGCGGCGTCGGCAAGGTGTTCGAGTACACCGGCCCGGGCGTGGAGACGCTCTCCGTGCCGGAGCGGACGACGATCACCAACATGGGGACCGAGCTCGGCGCCACCTCCTCGATCTTCGGCACCGACGAGCGCACGAAGGAGTGGCTCGACGAGGTCGGCCGCCCCGAAGACTACGTTGACCTGCAGCCCGACGAGGACGCGGAGTACGCCGACGAGATCGTCGTCGACCTCTCGGAGATCGAGCCGATGATCGCGGAGCCGTCGATGCCCGACAACGTCGTGCCCGTCCGCGAGGCGGCCGGCCAGTCGGTCGAGCAGGTGATGATTGGCTCCTGTACCAACGGCGCCTACGAGGACATCCTCCCCGCCGCGAAGATGCTGGAGGGCCGCGAGGTCCACAAGAAGACCGAGATGATCATCGCGCCCGCCTCGAAGCAGGCCTCCGAGATGCTCGCCCGTGAGGGCTGGACGGCCGAGCTGATGGCCGCCGGCGTGAACTTCTCCGAGGCGACCTGTGGCGCCTGTATCGGGATCGGCCACGTCCCCGGCAGCGACACCGTCTCGCTCCGGACGTTCAACCGTAACTTCGAGGGTCGCTCGGGCATCGAGGACGACTCGGTGTTCCTCTGCTCGCCGGAGGTCGCGACCGCCGCGGCGATCAAAGGCGAGATCGTCGACCCGCGTGATCTGGCCGACGAGCTCGGCGATCTGGAGGACCCCGGCTTCGAGCTCGGCACGGACTACGACCAGCACGACGTCGACCTCATCTCCCCCGACGAGGCCGTCGACGACGAGCTCATCAAGGGCCCGAACATCGGCGACGTGCCGCTGAAGGACGCGCTCGAGTCCGATCTCGCGGGCGAGGTGCTGCTCCGGATGGACGACAACATCACGACCGACCACATCATCCCGGCCACGTCGGACATCCTGAAGTTCCGCTCCAACGTGCCGAAGCTCTCGGAGTTCACCCTCTCCCGCGTCGACGAGAGCTTCGCCCAGCGCGCGCTGGACGCCGACGGCGGCTTCCTCGTCGCCGGCGAGAACTACGGTCAGGGCTCCTCGCGTGAGCACGCCGCCCTCTGTCCGATGTACCTCGGCATCGAGGGCGTGCTGGCCCAGAGCTTCGCCCGCATCCACAAGGCGAACCTGTTCAACTTCGGCCTCGTCCCGCTGACGATCGACGATGACGACTACGAGCGCATCGAGCAGGGCGACGACGTCCAGATCGTCGACGACGTGGGCGCCGGCGTCCGCTCCGGGCAGGAGGAGTTCGCCTTCCGCGTCAACGACGAGTGGGAGGGCATCGCCCACCTCGACGCCTCCGAGCGCGAGCGCGAGATCCTCGCGGCCGGCGGCAAGCTCTCGTGGACGAAGCAGCAGGCCGAGGGCGGCAGCGGCGCGGCGCCCGCGGACGACTAA
- a CDS encoding deoxyuridine 5'-triphosphate nucleotidohydrolase, producing the protein MFRSGAEVAAAVEDADDDAVQPNGVDLTLEAVFEQTSPGYVGRDGKSVGDRSEVDPHGDDPPIYRLEPGDYVVRYGERLAVPEDSVGFVLPRSTLLRNTCSLDTAVWDAGYEGRGEGLLQVGRAIEVEQGARIGQFVLADAESEGTYDGSYQGEN; encoded by the coding sequence ATGTTCCGCTCCGGAGCCGAGGTCGCCGCCGCCGTCGAGGACGCCGACGACGACGCGGTCCAGCCGAACGGCGTCGACCTCACCCTCGAGGCAGTGTTCGAACAGACCAGCCCCGGCTACGTCGGCCGGGACGGGAAGTCGGTCGGCGACCGCAGCGAGGTCGACCCCCACGGCGACGACCCGCCGATCTACCGGCTCGAGCCGGGCGACTACGTCGTCCGCTACGGCGAGCGACTGGCGGTGCCCGAGGACAGCGTCGGCTTCGTGCTCCCGCGCTCGACGCTGCTGCGCAACACGTGCTCGCTCGATACGGCCGTCTGGGACGCCGGCTACGAGGGCCGCGGCGAGGGGCTGCTCCAGGTCGGCCGGGCGATCGAAGTCGAGCAGGGGGCGCGGATCGGGCAGTTCGTGCTCGCTGATGCGGAGAGCGAGGGGACGTACGACGGGAGCTATCAGGGGGAGAACTGA
- a CDS encoding M20/M25/M40 family metallo-hydrolase yields the protein MEMRTFAERLIEFPTVGGGEAEAAAWTRERLDDLGFETYEWAADAEVLAQHSSFPDDPSLIDTENRPSVAGVLEFGDPATGPTLILNGHLDVVPADEDAWSSPPFEPVWGETDDGEETLTGRGAVDMKAPVAACVFAALDAAERAEDADLNGRLVVEAVAGEEEGGIGAAAAALSNPYPFERDAAIVAEPTELTPITATEGTVMKRLEIQGRAAHAASRWRGEDVLPHFERIRAAFKDLEAKRGETVTHPLYEEYPVPWPIVIGIVEAGNWASSVPSSLTAEMRFGVAPGETVDEVEQQYEDALQSVVDGDEWLSEHPPSFERFSIQFESAQTEADEPIVRTLRSAMLDTGLPDTDPRGATYGADSRHYVAAGIPTVVFGPGTIEQTHFPDETIEWPDVEQARETIAEAAVQFLQS from the coding sequence ATGGAGATGCGCACGTTCGCCGAGCGACTGATCGAGTTCCCCACCGTCGGCGGCGGGGAGGCCGAGGCCGCGGCGTGGACCAGAGAGCGCCTCGACGACCTCGGCTTCGAGACGTACGAGTGGGCGGCCGACGCCGAGGTACTAGCCCAGCACTCGTCGTTCCCGGACGACCCCAGCCTGATCGACACCGAGAACCGTCCGAGCGTCGCGGGCGTGCTGGAGTTCGGCGATCCCGCTACCGGCCCGACGCTGATCCTGAACGGCCACCTCGACGTCGTGCCGGCCGACGAGGACGCGTGGTCGTCGCCGCCGTTCGAGCCGGTGTGGGGCGAGACCGACGACGGCGAGGAGACGCTGACCGGCCGCGGTGCAGTGGACATGAAGGCCCCAGTCGCGGCCTGCGTGTTCGCCGCGCTGGACGCCGCCGAACGCGCCGAGGACGCCGACCTGAACGGCCGACTGGTCGTCGAAGCCGTCGCCGGCGAGGAGGAGGGCGGCATCGGCGCCGCAGCGGCCGCGCTGTCGAACCCCTACCCGTTCGAGCGCGACGCCGCGATCGTCGCCGAGCCGACCGAGCTGACGCCGATCACCGCCACCGAGGGGACGGTGATGAAGCGTCTCGAGATCCAAGGTCGGGCCGCACACGCCGCCTCGCGCTGGCGCGGCGAGGACGTGCTCCCGCACTTCGAGCGTATCCGTGCGGCGTTCAAAGATCTCGAGGCCAAGCGCGGCGAAACCGTCACCCACCCGCTGTACGAGGAGTACCCCGTCCCGTGGCCGATCGTGATCGGCATCGTGGAGGCCGGCAACTGGGCCTCCTCGGTGCCGAGTTCGCTGACCGCCGAGATGCGCTTCGGGGTCGCACCGGGCGAGACCGTCGACGAGGTTGAGCAGCAGTACGAGGACGCGCTACAGTCGGTCGTCGACGGCGACGAGTGGCTCTCCGAGCATCCGCCCAGCTTCGAGCGGTTCAGCATCCAGTTCGAGTCCGCCCAGACAGAGGCCGACGAGCCGATCGTCCGGACGCTCCGGAGCGCGATGCTCGACACGGGGCTGCCGGACACCGACCCCCGTGGCGCGACGTACGGCGCCGACTCCCGACACTACGTCGCCGCCGGGATCCCGACGGTCGTGTTCGGGCCGGGGACGATCGAACAGACCCACTTCCCCGACGAGACGATCGAGTGGCCCGACGTGGAGCAAGCCCGAGAAACGATCGCGGAGGCCGCCGTGCAGTTCCTTCAGTCGTAG
- a CDS encoding DUF7119 family protein → MPSSDPEDGTPVPSTDRRSRVGEPVVRADPEITGERASDAIDFDPDDPESVARAAEVLAAFADGDGPGDYLDMLRGAAACAALVRGVGSYREAAERAGGVSVSFIRTWARVHDLPQSVRRHVARGEIAPSAAKHLARVDGAARLDLAWAVLDHDLTVREVRSLASRVNDGASAREALREEGIELGRIELSLPASEYRKLRREASMGNTTPTELLAQLLAERYD, encoded by the coding sequence GTGCCATCTTCCGACCCTGAGGACGGGACGCCGGTCCCTTCGACGGACCGCCGATCGCGGGTCGGCGAGCCCGTCGTGCGTGCGGACCCGGAGATCACCGGCGAGCGCGCGAGCGACGCGATCGACTTCGACCCCGACGACCCCGAGAGCGTCGCCCGCGCCGCCGAGGTGCTCGCGGCGTTCGCCGACGGTGACGGGCCGGGCGACTACCTCGACATGCTCCGGGGCGCGGCGGCGTGTGCGGCGCTCGTGCGCGGGGTCGGCTCCTACCGCGAGGCCGCCGAGCGCGCCGGCGGCGTCTCGGTGTCGTTCATCCGGACGTGGGCGCGGGTCCACGACCTGCCGCAGTCGGTACGGCGCCACGTCGCCCGCGGCGAGATCGCCCCCTCGGCGGCCAAACACCTCGCTCGCGTCGACGGCGCCGCGCGGCTGGATCTGGCGTGGGCGGTGCTCGACCACGACCTGACCGTCCGTGAGGTCCGGTCGCTCGCGAGTCGGGTCAACGACGGCGCGTCGGCGCGGGAGGCGCTCCGCGAGGAAGGGATCGAGCTCGGCCGGATCGAGCTCTCGCTGCCGGCGTCCGAGTACCGCAAACTCCGTCGCGAGGCGTCGATGGGGAACACCACACCCACCGAGCTACTGGCGCAACTGCTCGCCGAGCGCTACGACTGA
- a CDS encoding dihydrolipoyl dehydrogenase, with product MEEFDFLVIGSGSGLEVANVAANRGQSVAVVEKGPLGGTCLNRGCIPSKRLLYHADVYETIEGAGEFHIDAEIEDVEFAEMVREVNEDVGESSSSIQRGLRSSEQHRLFEGEGRFVDDRTVEIHGGEDDGSPARGAGEDDGTRVRAGTVLIAAGTRPGIPNIDGIETVDYLTSTEALELESPPDRLVIVGGGYIAAELGHFFGTFGSDVTILGRRPQLLPNTDPEVAAAFTDRYRERFDVQTGYSVTAVSEADGEITVEALPYEYGDGDADPGVVEDGEALSVTGDELLVAAGRVPNTDTLDLENTAVETDDAGFVETDEYLETDAEGVWALGDIVGEYLLKHSANHEAQSVARNIFGEEPEPVDYDAMPYAVFGSPEVAGVGATEDELRAADREYATNSYRFDETARGDAMGADGFVKALVDLEGEILGCHIVGPDASTLIQEVVTAMTAGSGTVRDIRESIHVHPALPEVVQRAFSGQFSRGGNHQHHH from the coding sequence ATGGAGGAGTTCGACTTTCTCGTGATCGGTTCAGGCTCCGGGCTCGAGGTGGCCAACGTCGCCGCGAACCGGGGGCAGTCCGTCGCCGTCGTCGAGAAGGGGCCGCTGGGCGGCACCTGTCTCAACCGCGGCTGTATCCCTTCGAAACGGCTGCTCTACCACGCCGACGTGTACGAGACGATCGAGGGCGCCGGCGAGTTCCACATCGACGCCGAGATCGAGGACGTGGAGTTCGCGGAGATGGTTCGCGAGGTGAACGAGGACGTCGGCGAGTCCTCGTCGTCGATTCAACGGGGCCTGCGCTCCTCGGAGCAGCACCGACTGTTCGAGGGTGAGGGACGGTTCGTCGACGACCGCACCGTCGAGATTCACGGCGGGGAGGACGATGGCTCGCCGGCACGAGGAGCCGGCGAGGACGACGGAACTCGCGTCCGCGCGGGGACCGTGCTGATCGCCGCCGGGACACGGCCGGGGATCCCGAACATCGACGGGATCGAGACGGTCGACTACCTCACCAGCACCGAGGCGCTCGAACTGGAGTCGCCGCCGGATCGGCTCGTGATCGTCGGCGGGGGGTACATCGCAGCCGAGCTCGGCCACTTCTTCGGGACGTTCGGCAGCGACGTGACGATACTCGGCCGGCGACCACAACTGCTCCCGAACACCGACCCCGAGGTCGCCGCGGCGTTCACCGATCGCTACCGCGAGCGGTTCGACGTCCAGACGGGCTACTCGGTCACCGCGGTCTCGGAGGCGGACGGTGAGATCACCGTCGAAGCGCTGCCCTACGAGTACGGCGACGGCGACGCAGACCCCGGTGTCGTCGAGGACGGTGAGGCGCTCAGCGTCACCGGCGACGAACTGCTCGTCGCCGCCGGCAGGGTCCCGAACACCGACACGCTCGATCTGGAGAACACGGCCGTCGAAACCGACGACGCGGGGTTCGTCGAGACCGACGAGTACCTCGAAACCGACGCCGAGGGGGTCTGGGCGCTGGGCGACATCGTCGGCGAGTACCTGCTGAAACACAGCGCCAACCACGAGGCGCAGTCCGTTGCACGCAATATCTTCGGCGAGGAGCCCGAGCCCGTTGACTACGACGCGATGCCGTACGCGGTGTTCGGCTCGCCGGAGGTCGCCGGCGTCGGCGCGACCGAGGACGAACTCCGGGCCGCGGATCGGGAGTACGCCACGAACAGCTACCGGTTCGACGAGACCGCCCGCGGGGACGCGATGGGCGCCGACGGGTTCGTGAAGGCGCTCGTCGATCTCGAGGGCGAGATACTCGGCTGTCACATCGTCGGCCCGGACGCGTCGACGCTGATTCAGGAGGTCGTGACCGCGATGACGGCGGGCAGCGGCACCGTCCGGGACATCCGGGAGTCGATCCACGTCCACCCGGCGCTGCCGGAGGTCGTCCAGCGCGCGTTCTCCGGGCAGTTCTCCCGTGGCGGGAACCACCAGCACCACCACTGA
- a CDS encoding FAD-dependent oxidoreductase, with translation MSDPFVVVGGDAAGLSAASKCKREAPEREVIVFEKGQWVSYAHCGMPYYVKGEVESLNDLLSLSPEGIADRGIDLRRGHEVVGVDPAARTVTVESGNGRSEQPYGDLLIATGAHAVSDPIDGADLAGAFTVHSMDAAAALRAFLTPPGAADPDAVDGEAVDRELVAAYAERDPPASAAIVGGGYVGVEMAEAFSAHDLDVHLFQRPERLLPPFGEAPAERVAETLRDHGVTLHLDTEVERLAGEDTVEAVVGDGERIPVDTAVVGIGIRPNTALLDGTGIELGHSGAIATDEYGRTSRENVYAAGDCAEMRHAVTGESDWVPLGLTANRAGRAVGQTVAGTPTPVGDIAGTAVVKAFEMECGRTGILDHERARDVGFDPVSETITAGSRSGYYPGGAETTVTLTADRGTGRLLGGSIAGEDRAAIRIDTLATALDGDATVGELERLDLAYAPPFSPVWDPVLVAAKVLNGRLEN, from the coding sequence ATGAGCGACCCGTTCGTCGTCGTCGGTGGTGACGCCGCTGGGCTGAGCGCGGCGAGCAAGTGCAAGCGCGAGGCGCCCGAGCGCGAGGTGATCGTCTTCGAGAAGGGGCAGTGGGTCTCCTACGCCCACTGTGGGATGCCGTACTACGTGAAAGGCGAGGTGGAGTCGCTGAACGACCTGCTCTCGCTCTCGCCGGAGGGGATCGCCGACCGCGGGATCGACCTCCGGCGTGGCCACGAGGTGGTCGGCGTCGACCCGGCCGCCAGAACCGTGACCGTCGAGTCCGGAAACGGGCGGTCCGAACAGCCCTACGGTGATCTGCTGATCGCGACGGGCGCCCACGCGGTGTCCGACCCGATCGACGGCGCCGACCTCGCGGGCGCGTTCACCGTGCACAGCATGGACGCCGCGGCGGCGCTGCGGGCGTTCCTGACGCCGCCCGGGGCGGCCGATCCCGACGCGGTCGACGGGGAAGCCGTCGATCGCGAGCTGGTCGCCGCGTACGCCGAACGGGACCCCCCGGCGTCGGCGGCGATCGTCGGCGGCGGCTACGTCGGCGTCGAGATGGCCGAGGCGTTCAGCGCCCACGACCTCGACGTCCACCTGTTCCAGCGCCCCGAGCGGCTGCTCCCGCCGTTCGGCGAGGCGCCCGCCGAACGCGTCGCGGAGACCCTGCGGGACCACGGGGTGACGCTCCACCTCGACACCGAAGTCGAACGGCTGGCGGGCGAGGACACCGTCGAGGCCGTCGTCGGGGACGGTGAACGGATCCCCGTCGACACGGCGGTCGTCGGGATCGGCATCCGCCCGAACACGGCGCTGCTCGACGGGACGGGGATCGAGTTGGGCCACTCGGGCGCGATCGCGACCGACGAGTACGGCCGGACGAGCCGCGAGAACGTCTACGCGGCCGGCGACTGTGCGGAGATGCGCCACGCCGTGACCGGCGAGTCCGACTGGGTGCCGTTGGGGCTCACCGCGAACCGCGCGGGTCGCGCAGTCGGGCAGACAGTCGCCGGCACGCCGACGCCGGTCGGCGATATCGCCGGCACGGCGGTGGTGAAAGCGTTCGAGATGGAGTGTGGCCGAACCGGGATCCTCGACCACGAACGCGCCCGTGACGTCGGCTTCGACCCGGTGAGCGAGACGATCACCGCCGGCTCCCGGTCGGGCTACTACCCCGGCGGGGCCGAGACGACGGTCACGCTGACCGCCGACCGCGGGACGGGACGGCTGCTCGGCGGGAGTATCGCCGGCGAGGATCGGGCGGCGATCCGGATCGACACGCTCGCGACCGCGCTCGATGGGGACGCGACCGTCGGCGAGCTCGAGCGGCTGGATCTGGCGTACGCGCCGCCGTTCAGTCCGGTCTGGGACCCCGTGCTCGTCGCGGCGAAAGTGCTGAACGGCCGCCTCGAAAACTGA
- a CDS encoding winged helix-turn-helix transcriptional regulator, whose translation MTGSTDDREKLQVWCAGEDWCPVTTTALLVGKKWHPVVIHRLLDEGPSGFSELEDSVDGVSSKVLSEVLDDLESKRLIDREIVSEKPVRTEYSLTDHGESLEPVISAMRDWGKRHITEPEDPGVSLV comes from the coding sequence ATGACGGGTAGCACGGACGACAGGGAGAAGCTGCAGGTGTGGTGTGCGGGCGAGGACTGGTGTCCGGTCACCACGACGGCGCTGCTGGTCGGGAAGAAGTGGCACCCGGTGGTGATCCACCGGCTGCTCGACGAGGGACCCAGCGGCTTCAGCGAACTGGAGGACAGCGTCGACGGCGTCTCCAGCAAGGTGCTCTCGGAGGTGCTCGACGATCTGGAGAGCAAGCGGCTGATCGACCGCGAGATCGTGAGCGAGAAGCCCGTCCGGACGGAGTACTCGCTGACCGACCACGGCGAGTCGCTGGAGCCGGTGATCTCGGCAATGCGCGACTGGGGGAAACGGCACATCACCGAGCCCGAGGACCCGGGCGTCTCGCTGGTCTGA
- a CDS encoding CGCGG family putative rSAM-modified RiPP protein, whose product MSQHDHETPDPVTDHVHDNSWSANLEGSEHAEDREFLVRQGIEAVEHTAPGNHVNLVTHGEHGHPETYLYDVLDDEFGDDVEWEYVEQCGCGGHVLRVHVQ is encoded by the coding sequence ATGTCTCAGCACGACCACGAGACGCCCGACCCCGTCACCGACCACGTCCACGACAACTCCTGGTCCGCGAACCTCGAAGGGTCCGAACACGCCGAGGACCGCGAGTTCCTCGTCCGGCAGGGGATCGAGGCAGTCGAACACACCGCCCCCGGGAACCACGTGAACCTCGTGACCCACGGCGAGCACGGCCACCCCGAGACGTACCTCTACGACGTCCTCGACGACGAGTTCGGCGACGACGTGGAGTGGGAGTACGTCGAGCAGTGCGGCTGTGGCGGCCACGTCCTGCGGGTCCACGTTCAGTAA
- a CDS encoding TIGR04053 family radical SAM/SPASM domain-containing protein, translating to MRPSTIDTSQRPFVLVWELTQACELACKHCRAEAQPQRHPDELTTEEGKQLLDEASEFGENQLVVLSGGDPLYRDDTFELIEYGVDQGLQMTLTPSGTASLTPDRIRDLADSGLRRLALSIDGASPAAHDGFRKEAGSFRQTVEAARAANEAGLPLQINTTVCAETVEQLPRLRELVDDLGAVLWSVFFLVPVGRGEVLDPVPPERADRVMEWLTEVNDEADFGIKTTEAPHYRRVAIQQHRSATEKPDSDAIGRRTGITAGDGFAFVSHTGELYPSGFLPEPAGNVRTESLVDLYRDAPLFEKLRDPDALEGKCGACEFRNVCGGSRSRAYATTGDPLESDPLCPYVPEGYDGPLPNPAD from the coding sequence ATGCGCCCATCCACCATCGACACGAGTCAGCGCCCGTTCGTGCTCGTCTGGGAGCTCACGCAGGCCTGCGAGCTGGCCTGCAAACACTGCCGCGCGGAGGCCCAGCCCCAGCGCCACCCCGACGAACTCACGACCGAGGAGGGGAAGCAGCTCCTCGACGAGGCCAGCGAGTTCGGCGAGAACCAGCTTGTCGTCCTCTCCGGGGGCGACCCGCTCTACCGTGACGACACGTTCGAGCTGATCGAGTACGGCGTCGATCAGGGGCTGCAGATGACACTCACACCCAGCGGAACGGCGTCGCTGACCCCCGACCGGATCCGAGACCTCGCCGACTCGGGGCTGCGCCGCCTCGCACTCAGCATCGACGGCGCCTCCCCCGCGGCCCACGACGGCTTCCGGAAGGAGGCGGGGAGCTTCCGGCAGACCGTCGAGGCGGCCCGGGCCGCGAACGAGGCCGGGCTCCCGCTCCAGATCAACACGACCGTCTGTGCCGAGACAGTCGAACAGCTCCCCCGGCTCCGGGAACTGGTCGACGACCTCGGCGCCGTGCTCTGGTCGGTGTTCTTCCTCGTCCCCGTCGGCCGGGGCGAGGTGCTCGACCCCGTTCCGCCGGAGCGCGCCGACCGCGTGATGGAGTGGCTGACCGAGGTGAACGACGAGGCTGACTTCGGCATCAAGACGACCGAGGCACCCCACTACCGCCGGGTCGCGATCCAGCAGCACCGCTCGGCGACCGAGAAGCCCGACAGCGACGCGATCGGCCGCCGGACCGGCATCACCGCCGGCGACGGCTTCGCGTTCGTGAGCCACACCGGCGAGCTCTACCCCTCGGGGTTCCTGCCGGAGCCGGCCGGGAACGTCCGGACGGAGAGCCTGGTCGACCTCTACCGCGACGCGCCGCTGTTCGAGAAGCTGCGCGACCCGGACGCGCTGGAGGGGAAATGTGGCGCTTGCGAGTTCCGGAACGTCTGTGGCGGCAGCCGCTCGCGGGCGTACGCGACGACCGGTGATCCACTGGAGAGCGACCCGCTCTGCCCGTACGTGCCGGAGGGGTACGACGGCCCGCTGCCGAACCCGGCCGACTGA
- the hemG gene encoding protoporphyrinogen oxidase, producing the protein MQVGIVGAGISGLALQHQLRERGVDSVVFEADSEPGGVIRSRPVGEYVVEDGPQRTRLSPPVASLVDDLGLDDRLVEAADPPLCLYRDGSLRRVPFSVREGVSTDLLSLRGKLRLLLEPLTGPPRGEESVEACLTRMLGTEAAQYLVGPLYGGIYGTHPDEMPMRHSLGRAFEKRGVDRSLLVAAVRASRRGSTPPVVSFDGGLQTLPEALFEHHSDRVHLDTPVETVRQTDDGFTLETPGGTTTVGHVVLTTPAAVTADLLEPFAAGSADALRRLTYNSMTVVHLDAASDMDAAGFQVQYDEPFRTLGVTSTGALFDRGRRHTAYLGGGRDPGLVERSPSTISRIAEREFAELTGVGATAVDVRRLRRGMPAYDTTWDALGSVDLPDGAYICANYAARAGIPGRLREAERLAESLAEG; encoded by the coding sequence ATGCAGGTCGGCATCGTCGGCGCGGGAATCAGCGGCCTCGCGCTGCAGCACCAACTCCGCGAGCGCGGTGTCGACAGCGTCGTGTTCGAGGCTGACTCGGAGCCGGGCGGCGTGATCAGGAGCCGACCCGTCGGGGAGTACGTCGTCGAGGACGGTCCCCAGCGCACCCGGCTCTCGCCGCCGGTCGCGTCGTTGGTCGACGATCTCGGCCTCGACGACCGACTCGTCGAGGCGGCTGACCCGCCGCTGTGCCTCTATCGTGACGGCTCGCTCCGACGGGTCCCGTTCTCCGTCCGCGAGGGGGTGTCGACCGACCTGCTCTCGCTGCGGGGGAAGCTCCGCCTGCTGCTCGAACCGCTGACGGGGCCGCCGCGGGGTGAGGAGAGCGTCGAGGCGTGCCTGACCCGGATGCTCGGGACGGAGGCCGCTCAGTACCTCGTCGGCCCGCTGTACGGCGGCATCTACGGCACCCACCCCGACGAGATGCCGATGCGGCACTCGCTCGGGCGGGCGTTCGAGAAACGCGGCGTCGATCGGAGCCTGCTCGTCGCGGCGGTGCGGGCGAGCCGTCGGGGATCGACGCCGCCCGTGGTCTCGTTCGACGGCGGCCTCCAGACGCTCCCGGAGGCGCTGTTCGAGCACCACAGCGACCGCGTCCACCTCGATACGCCGGTCGAGACGGTCCGGCAGACCGACGACGGATTCACGCTCGAAACCCCAGGGGGAACGACGACGGTCGGCCACGTCGTGCTCACGACGCCCGCGGCGGTGACCGCGGACCTGCTCGAACCGTTCGCGGCCGGGAGCGCCGACGCACTCCGCCGGCTCACCTACAACTCCATGACGGTCGTCCACCTCGACGCCGCGAGCGACATGGACGCCGCCGGCTTCCAAGTCCAGTACGACGAGCCGTTCCGGACGCTCGGCGTGACCAGCACCGGGGCGCTGTTCGACCGCGGGCGTCGTCACACCGCGTACCTCGGCGGCGGGCGGGACCCCGGACTCGTGGAGCGGTCGCCGTCGACCATCTCCCGGATCGCCGAGCGGGAGTTCGCGGAACTGACCGGCGTCGGGGCGACCGCCGTCGACGTTCGCCGGCTCCGCCGCGGGATGCCCGCCTACGACACGACGTGGGACGCACTCGGGTCGGTCGACCTCCCCGACGGGGCGTACATCTGTGCGAACTACGCCGCCAGAGCGGGGATTCCGGGGAGACTCCGCGAGGCGGAACGGCTGGCCGAATCGCTGGCCGAGGGCTGA